A genomic stretch from Desulfolutivibrio sulfodismutans DSM 3696 includes:
- a CDS encoding ABC transporter substrate-binding protein: MAKYLVWSLACVLALAATAFAEEAITIGLLSDLSGPTSAVGAPYSEGIKDAAKYINENGGIAGKKVNLVEVDYAYNAQQALAAYKRFISQDKIVALQGWGTQDTEALTKFVGKDQIPTLSASYSAHLTDPEKAPYNFFVAADYTTQIRAALKYFKDNWKKSEAPKVAFVYPDHPYGLAPIAGAKEYAKELGFEIVGDENVALNAMDAMAQLLRLQKLAPDYVWIGGTTPSAAIIMKDAQKLGFNTTFFCNIWGVDESLVKLAGDAANGTYSLQTAVVYGQKVPGMAAIEKMTGGTPKMTHYIRGFASMLVMAEGLKIAAAKGELTGPAIKEALETLRDFDPMGLTPPISFFPNDHRPNMSVFIYKVEDGKMVEVAKESLERKAEWLGK; the protein is encoded by the coding sequence ATGGCGAAATATCTGGTCTGGTCCCTGGCCTGTGTCCTGGCCCTGGCCGCGACGGCGTTTGCCGAAGAGGCCATCACCATCGGGCTTTTGTCCGATCTCTCCGGCCCGACCTCGGCCGTGGGTGCGCCCTATTCCGAGGGCATCAAGGACGCCGCGAAATATATCAATGAAAACGGCGGTATCGCCGGGAAGAAAGTCAACCTCGTGGAGGTGGACTACGCCTACAACGCCCAGCAGGCCCTGGCCGCCTACAAGCGTTTCATCTCCCAGGACAAGATCGTGGCCCTGCAGGGCTGGGGCACCCAGGACACCGAGGCCCTGACCAAGTTCGTGGGCAAGGACCAGATTCCCACCCTGTCGGCCTCCTATTCCGCCCACCTCACGGACCCGGAAAAGGCCCCCTACAACTTCTTCGTGGCCGCCGACTACACCACCCAGATCCGGGCCGCGCTCAAGTATTTCAAGGACAACTGGAAAAAGTCCGAGGCCCCCAAGGTGGCCTTCGTCTACCCCGACCACCCCTACGGCCTGGCCCCCATCGCCGGGGCCAAGGAATACGCCAAGGAGCTGGGGTTTGAGATCGTGGGCGACGAGAACGTGGCCTTAAACGCCATGGACGCCATGGCCCAGCTCCTGCGCCTGCAAAAGCTGGCCCCGGACTATGTCTGGATCGGCGGCACCACCCCCTCGGCGGCCATCATCATGAAGGACGCCCAGAAGCTGGGATTTAACACCACCTTTTTCTGCAACATCTGGGGCGTGGACGAGAGCCTGGTGAAGCTGGCCGGGGACGCGGCCAACGGAACCTATTCCCTCCAGACCGCCGTGGTCTACGGCCAGAAGGTTCCGGGCATGGCCGCCATCGAGAAGATGACCGGTGGGACGCCCAAGATGACCCACTACATCCGGGGTTTCGCCTCCATGCTGGTCATGGCCGAGGGCCTGAAGATCGCCGCCGCCAAGGGCGAACTGACCGGCCCGGCCATCAAGGAGGCCCTGGAGACCCTGCGCGACTTCGATCCCATGGGGCTGACCCCGCCCATCAGCTTCTTCCCGAACGACCACCGCCCCAACATGTCGGTCTTCATCTATAAGGTCGAGGACGGCAAGATGGTGGAAGTGGCCAAGGAAAGCCTGGAGAGAAAGGCCGAATGGCTGGGGAAATAA
- a CDS encoding branched-chain amino acid ABC transporter permease, translating to MHGQCGLFFRTYAGEARIFPSRFLLVSMGLFGAVLCLAPLAMNNYLVSVLCLINIAVIGAVSLNLLTGFCGQISLGHGAFFGVGAYAAAYLASLGLPFLAVLPAAGLVTAAVGMFFGLPSLRLKGIYLAIATLAAQLILEYVFLHWDAVTGGSSGMAVDPPQVLGLAFDSDVKMFYLTLAVATLSVLCVRNIMRTRLGRAFVAIRDHHLSAEIVGVDLFAYKLRAFGISSFLAGAGGALWAYYTMYITPEQFGIGLSVSYLAMIIIGGLGSVLGGVFGAVFITVLPEFLNFVAQHAGALFTDISGALLAMKEGVFGLVLVLFLIFEPEGLAHRWRLVKAYWKLYPFAH from the coding sequence ATGCACGGACAATGCGGACTGTTTTTCAGGACCTACGCGGGCGAGGCCCGCATCTTCCCCAGCCGGTTTCTCCTGGTGTCCATGGGGCTTTTCGGGGCGGTCCTGTGTCTGGCCCCCCTGGCCATGAACAACTATCTGGTCTCGGTCTTGTGCCTGATCAACATCGCCGTGATCGGGGCCGTGTCGCTCAACCTCCTGACCGGCTTTTGCGGGCAGATTTCCCTGGGGCACGGGGCCTTTTTCGGGGTGGGGGCCTATGCCGCCGCCTATCTGGCCAGCCTGGGGCTGCCGTTTCTGGCCGTCCTGCCTGCGGCCGGGCTGGTCACGGCCGCAGTGGGCATGTTCTTCGGCCTGCCGTCGCTGCGCTTAAAGGGCATCTATCTGGCCATCGCCACCCTGGCCGCCCAGCTCATCCTCGAATACGTCTTCCTGCACTGGGACGCGGTCACCGGGGGCTCGAGCGGCATGGCCGTGGACCCGCCCCAGGTGCTCGGGCTCGCCTTCGATTCCGACGTGAAGATGTTCTACCTGACCCTGGCCGTGGCCACTTTGAGCGTGCTGTGCGTGCGCAACATCATGCGCACCCGGCTGGGCCGGGCCTTCGTGGCCATCCGCGACCACCATCTTTCGGCCGAGATCGTGGGCGTGGACCTCTTCGCCTACAAACTGCGGGCGTTCGGCATCAGCTCCTTTCTGGCCGGGGCGGGCGGGGCGCTGTGGGCCTACTACACCATGTACATCACCCCGGAGCAGTTCGGCATCGGTCTTTCGGTCAGCTATCTGGCCATGATCATCATCGGCGGCTTGGGCAGCGTCCTGGGCGGGGTGTTCGGGGCGGTGTTCATCACGGTTTTGCCGGAGTTTCTCAACTTCGTGGCCCAGCATGCCGGGGCGCTTTTCACGGACATAAGCGGCGCGCTTCTGGCCATGAAGGAGGGCGTCTTCGGGCTGGTGCTGGTGCTGTTTCTCATTTTCGAGCCCGAGGGGCTGGCCCATCGCTGGCGGCTCGTCAAGGCCTATTGGAAGCTCTATCCCTTCGCCCATTAG
- a CDS encoding ABC transporter ATP-binding protein, whose translation MAGEINAVDLLTVENLEVVYNDVVLTLKGLSLCAGQGRITALLGANGAGKSTTLKAISGLLAGEDGEITDGRILYDGTAINRLPPEKIVRLGVFQVMEGRRVFEDMSVEDNLRCGGVTRPAREFRDGVERVYGYFPRLKERRQQLAGYMSGGEQQMLAIGRALMARPRLLLLDEPSLGLAPLLVEEIFDIIRRVNSEEGVTILLVEQNARAALSVADVGFIMENGRIVLEGSCAELASNPDVQEFYLGMGGGGEKRRYRDVKHYRRRKRWLG comes from the coding sequence ATGGCTGGGGAAATAAACGCTGTGGACCTGTTGACTGTCGAGAACCTGGAAGTCGTCTACAACGACGTGGTGCTCACGCTCAAAGGCCTGTCGCTTTGCGCCGGGCAGGGCCGGATCACGGCCCTGCTCGGGGCCAACGGGGCTGGCAAGTCCACCACGCTCAAGGCCATCTCCGGGCTTTTGGCCGGGGAGGACGGGGAGATCACCGACGGCCGCATCCTCTACGACGGCACGGCCATAAACCGCCTGCCTCCGGAAAAAATCGTGCGCCTGGGCGTCTTCCAGGTCATGGAGGGCCGCCGGGTCTTCGAGGACATGTCCGTGGAGGACAACCTGCGCTGCGGCGGGGTGACCCGTCCGGCCCGGGAGTTTCGGGACGGCGTGGAGCGGGTCTACGGCTATTTCCCGCGTCTCAAGGAGCGGCGGCAGCAGTTGGCCGGGTACATGTCCGGCGGCGAACAGCAGATGCTGGCCATCGGCAGGGCGCTTATGGCCAGGCCCCGGCTCCTGCTTCTGGACGAGCCGTCGCTTGGGCTGGCCCCGCTTCTGGTGGAGGAGATCTTCGACATCATCCGCCGCGTCAACAGCGAGGAGGGCGTGACCATCCTCCTCGTGGAGCAGAACGCCCGGGCCGCCTTAAGCGTCGCCGACGTGGGATTCATCATGGAGAACGGCCGCATCGTTCTGGAAGGATCGTGCGCCGAACTGGCCAGCAACCCCGATGTGCAGGAGTTCTACCTGGGCATGGGCGGCGGCGGCGAGAAAAGGCGCTACCGCGACGTCAAGCACTACCGGCGCAGGAAACGCTGGCTGGGGTAG
- a CDS encoding AMP-binding protein has protein sequence MGEAPKPYFDTLPGLLCKNARAHGKKTALREKQWGVWQRFSWNDYLAAAAEFAGGLKKMGFGRGDIVILIGDNRPEWLFAELAIQALGGMALGLYQDAPAEEIAYILELSEARLVVAEDQEQVDKMLSLRQGLPQLAHIVYHDPKGLAGVNEPGLVSFEAVRDMGRDLAGQFPDWAAALSPDDPALIATTSGTTGRPKLAMLSHKNLLAMAHNLGLVDERRPSDEFVSFLPLAWMGEQMMAVASALLFGFTVNFPEEPDTVQDNIREIGPNVIFSPPRVWENLAARVRVKIMETTRLKRFLYDLFLPVGIRLADARFEGKKPGLGLRLAYGVAWFCLFRALKDRLGFSNVRSASTGGAALGPDAFRFFHAIGVNLKQIYGQTEISGISCIHRDGAVDFTSVGQPIPDTELTIAEDGEILSKSPSVFLGYYKNPAATAETLTDDGRLRSGDAGYFDDQGRLVVIDRVKDVMTLKGGFKFSPQFMENKLKFSPYIREAVVFGHDRDHLAAIVCIDAEIVGRWAESKALTYTTYQDLSAKPEVYALVKAEIAAINAKLAPQMRVARFVLLFKELDADDGELTRTRKVRRKVVGDRYGKLVEALYSPVCSMNLRAEITYQDASVREMCGELRLEDVEDRAAG, from the coding sequence ATGGGCGAGGCCCCAAAACCGTATTTCGACACCCTGCCCGGCCTGCTGTGCAAAAACGCCCGGGCCCATGGGAAAAAGACCGCCCTGCGGGAGAAGCAGTGGGGCGTGTGGCAGCGTTTTTCCTGGAACGACTATCTCGCCGCCGCCGCTGAATTCGCCGGGGGCCTGAAAAAAATGGGATTCGGGCGGGGGGACATCGTCATCCTCATCGGCGACAACCGGCCCGAATGGCTGTTTGCCGAACTGGCCATCCAGGCCCTGGGCGGCATGGCCCTGGGCCTGTACCAGGACGCCCCGGCCGAGGAGATCGCCTACATCCTGGAGTTGTCCGAGGCCCGGCTGGTGGTGGCCGAGGACCAGGAGCAGGTGGACAAGATGCTGTCCCTGCGCCAGGGGCTGCCGCAGTTGGCGCACATCGTCTACCACGACCCCAAGGGGCTGGCCGGGGTGAACGAGCCGGGGCTTGTGAGCTTTGAGGCCGTGCGCGACATGGGACGTGATCTGGCCGGGCAGTTCCCTGACTGGGCGGCAGCCCTGTCCCCCGACGACCCGGCCCTGATCGCCACCACCTCCGGCACCACCGGGCGGCCCAAACTGGCCATGCTCTCCCACAAAAATCTCCTGGCCATGGCCCACAACCTGGGGCTGGTGGACGAGCGGCGTCCGTCCGACGAGTTCGTCTCCTTTCTGCCCCTGGCCTGGATGGGCGAGCAGATGATGGCCGTGGCCTCGGCCCTGTTGTTCGGCTTCACCGTGAATTTCCCGGAGGAGCCGGACACGGTGCAGGACAACATCCGCGAGATCGGCCCCAATGTCATCTTCTCCCCGCCCCGGGTGTGGGAGAATCTGGCCGCCCGGGTCCGGGTCAAGATCATGGAGACCACGCGGCTCAAACGCTTCCTGTACGACCTGTTTCTGCCCGTGGGCATCCGTCTGGCCGACGCCCGGTTCGAGGGGAAAAAGCCGGGCCTTGGCCTGCGCCTGGCCTATGGCGTGGCCTGGTTCTGCCTGTTTCGGGCCCTAAAGGACCGCCTGGGGTTTTCCAACGTGCGCTCGGCCAGCACCGGCGGCGCGGCCCTTGGTCCCGACGCCTTCCGCTTCTTCCACGCCATCGGCGTCAACTTAAAGCAGATCTACGGCCAGACGGAAATCTCCGGCATTTCCTGCATCCACCGCGACGGGGCCGTGGACTTCACCTCCGTGGGCCAGCCCATCCCGGACACCGAGCTGACCATCGCCGAGGACGGCGAGATCCTGTCCAAAAGCCCCTCGGTGTTTCTGGGCTATTACAAGAATCCGGCGGCCACGGCCGAGACCCTGACCGATGACGGCCGCCTGCGCTCGGGCGACGCGGGCTATTTCGACGATCAGGGGCGGCTGGTGGTCATCGACCGGGTCAAGGACGTCATGACCCTCAAAGGCGGCTTCAAGTTTTCGCCCCAGTTCATGGAGAACAAGCTCAAGTTTTCGCCCTACATCCGGGAGGCCGTGGTCTTCGGGCACGACCGCGACCATCTGGCGGCCATCGTGTGCATCGACGCCGAGATCGTGGGCCGCTGGGCCGAATCCAAGGCCCTGACCTACACCACCTACCAGGATCTGTCCGCCAAGCCCGAGGTCTACGCCCTGGTCAAGGCCGAGATTGCGGCCATCAACGCCAAGCTCGCCCCCCAGATGCGGGTGGCGCGTTTCGTTTTGCTGTTCAAGGAACTCGACGCCGACGACGGGGAACTCACGCGCACCCGCAAGGTGCGGCGCAAGGTGGTCGGCGACCGCTACGGGAAGCTCGTCGAGGCCCTGTATTCCCCGGTGTGCAGCATGAACCTGCGGGCCGAGATCACCTATCAGGACGCCAGCGTCCGGGAGATGTGCGGGGAGCTTCGGCTGGAAGACGTGGAGGACCGGGCGGCCGGGTAA
- a CDS encoding ABC transporter ATP-binding protein has protein sequence MAFLEVTDVTLTFRGLAALTGVGFSVEKGGIVSLIGPNGAGKTSMLNCISGRYVPDSGAITLGGADLLAVPSHARTKLGLSRTFQNIALFRGLSVLDNLMVGRHARMDYGILASILYLGKARRAEDAHRRRVEDVIDFLGLSPYRHQAAGRLPYGVQKRVELGRALAAESDLILLDEPMAGMNLEETEDMARYILDINEEWGMSVLLVEHDMGVVMDISDKVVVLDFGRVLAEGSPKEVMADADVVAAYLGGDDGVFLGR, from the coding sequence ATGGCCTTTCTCGAGGTGACGGACGTGACCCTGACCTTCCGGGGGCTGGCGGCCTTGACCGGCGTGGGCTTTTCCGTGGAGAAGGGCGGCATCGTCTCGCTTATCGGCCCCAACGGCGCGGGCAAGACCAGCATGCTCAACTGCATAAGCGGCCGCTACGTCCCCGACTCCGGGGCCATCACCCTGGGCGGGGCCGACCTTCTGGCCGTGCCCTCCCATGCCCGCACGAAGCTCGGGCTGTCGCGCACCTTCCAGAACATCGCCCTGTTTCGGGGCCTGTCGGTCCTGGACAACCTCATGGTCGGCCGCCACGCCCGCATGGACTACGGGATTTTGGCCTCCATCCTCTACCTGGGCAAGGCCCGCCGGGCCGAGGACGCCCATCGCCGCCGGGTGGAGGATGTCATCGACTTCCTGGGGCTGTCTCCCTACCGCCATCAGGCGGCCGGACGGCTGCCGTACGGCGTGCAAAAGCGCGTGGAGCTGGGCCGGGCCCTGGCCGCCGAATCCGACCTGATCCTTCTCGACGAGCCCATGGCCGGCATGAACCTGGAAGAGACCGAGGACATGGCCCGCTACATCCTGGACATCAACGAGGAGTGGGGCATGAGCGTGCTTTTGGTGGAGCACGACATGGGCGTGGTCATGGATATTTCGGACAAGGTGGTGGTGCTGGATTTCGGCCGGGTGCTGGCCGAGGGGTCGCCCAAGGAGGTCATGGCCGACGCGGACGTGGTGGCCGCCTACCTGGGCGGCGACGACGGGGTGTTTCTCGGTCGTTAG
- a CDS encoding branched-chain amino acid ABC transporter permease, which produces MEYYLQLFISGLVVGSIYSLVALGFVIIYKATKVVNFAQGELVMVGAYVCFALTVQAHLPFLVAFFMTLAFSFILGIVIERLILRPMIGEPIISVIMVTIGLSSVLKSLVQLFWGTQIQVFPPVLPQEPVMIAGLPVAPVYLAAFALSVILFLIFSAFFKYSRLGISMRATAFDQQAAASMGIGIKNIFALSWCIAAMVSSIGGVILGNINGINAQLGHLGLKVFPAVILGGLDSLFGAALGGLIVGVLENVCDGAAKEFFGLGGFKDVAAFILLVVILMIKPYGLFGAREIERV; this is translated from the coding sequence GTGGAATATTATCTGCAACTGTTCATTTCGGGGCTCGTGGTCGGCAGCATCTACAGCCTGGTGGCCCTGGGATTCGTCATCATCTACAAGGCCACCAAGGTGGTCAATTTCGCCCAGGGCGAACTGGTCATGGTCGGGGCCTACGTCTGCTTCGCGCTCACGGTCCAGGCCCATCTGCCGTTCCTGGTGGCCTTTTTCATGACCCTGGCCTTTTCCTTCATCCTGGGCATCGTCATCGAGCGCCTGATCCTGCGGCCCATGATCGGCGAGCCCATCATCAGCGTGATCATGGTCACCATCGGGCTTTCGTCCGTGCTCAAATCCCTGGTGCAGCTTTTCTGGGGCACCCAGATCCAGGTCTTCCCGCCGGTTTTGCCCCAGGAGCCGGTGATGATCGCCGGGCTGCCCGTGGCCCCGGTCTATCTGGCGGCCTTTGCCCTGTCCGTGATCCTGTTTCTCATCTTTTCGGCCTTTTTCAAATATTCCCGGCTGGGCATCAGCATGCGGGCCACGGCCTTCGACCAGCAGGCCGCCGCCAGCATGGGCATCGGCATAAAAAACATCTTCGCCCTGTCCTGGTGCATCGCGGCCATGGTCTCCTCCATCGGCGGGGTGATCCTGGGCAACATCAACGGCATCAACGCCCAACTCGGGCACCTGGGCCTGAAGGTCTTTCCGGCCGTGATCCTGGGCGGACTGGACAGCCTGTTCGGGGCGGCCCTGGGCGGACTCATCGTGGGCGTTTTGGAAAACGTCTGCGACGGCGCGGCCAAGGAATTTTTTGGCCTTGGAGGATTCAAGGACGTGGCCGCGTTCATCCTTTTGGTGGTCATCCTCATGATCAAACCCTACGGGCTGTTCGGGGCCCGGGAAATCGAGCGGGTGTAG
- a CDS encoding CBS domain-containing protein, producing MYVGLKMLKDFKKVTPLTPVLDADKLLKGSELWMLLVVDENKDLVGYVRKEDIALALPSIMTTLDKHEALYLLSKLTVKKIMRKDIITVHPEMEIEQAAEIMYQKNLAGLAVVNEQGKLVGYINRSVMLDVLVEEMGLKQGGSRIVFEVEDRTGVLHEVSGIIKDMGVSIIATGTFYHANRRMVVIRLAVDDPCLVAGAIERKGYRLVSAADFENEWMP from the coding sequence ATGTACGTAGGCCTTAAAATGCTCAAAGACTTCAAGAAGGTCACTCCACTTACGCCAGTCCTGGACGCGGACAAGCTGCTCAAGGGGAGCGAGTTGTGGATGCTTCTGGTGGTGGATGAGAACAAGGATCTGGTGGGGTACGTGCGCAAGGAGGACATCGCCCTGGCCCTGCCCTCCATCATGACCACCCTGGACAAGCACGAGGCCCTGTATCTTTTGTCCAAGCTCACGGTGAAAAAGATCATGCGCAAGGACATCATCACCGTGCATCCGGAAATGGAGATCGAGCAGGCCGCCGAGATCATGTATCAGAAAAATCTGGCCGGGCTGGCCGTGGTCAACGAGCAGGGCAAGCTTGTGGGCTACATCAACCGTTCGGTCATGCTTGACGTGCTGGTGGAGGAAATGGGCCTCAAACAGGGCGGGTCGCGCATCGTCTTCGAGGTCGAGGACCGCACGGGCGTTTTGCACGAGGTCTCGGGCATCATCAAGGATATGGGGGTGAGCATCATCGCCACCGGCACCTTCTATCACGCCAATCGCCGCATGGTGGTCATCCGGCTGGCCGTGGACGACCCCTGCCTGGTGGCCGGGGCCATCGAGCGCAAGGGATACCGGCTGGTGTCCGCAGCGGATTTTGAAAACGAGTGGATGCCCTGA